One genomic segment of Bacteroides caccae includes these proteins:
- a CDS encoding RagB/SusD family nutrient uptake outer membrane protein, with translation MKKIIKYLFLALFAGFTMVSCDFLDVVPAEKASDKDAFSSPKAAERFLYSCYGYIPQINMVQTCLDFSGDEIISPFTQESYVKFAEGVYTSGNLIISYWNDLFLGIRQCYLLKKNITSVPRIDQATIDSYVAQADFLIAYFHMLLIKCYGPVVLVKELPVLDTPKDNLLGRTSYDECVQWTCDMFDDAAGRLPATRTGSEYGLATSVAAKALKARLLLYAASPLFNGNTEYYSDFVNTDGSSLMPLSYDENKWKKAADAALEAINLAESNGYSLYEMREGDLSGYPEPQDLTQRTLRFTFMDKDNSKEVLFAETRKAGAYGLQPKSLPYLSDGSWNGVAPTLTMVERFYTKNGLPIDEDPEFDYQNRFSVVPFPDGATYGEGQTIKLNVDREPRFYAWIAFQNGYYECQTESKENAYVAKAERAEGKKWLTDFTEQGNCGKQGRNNNYSKTGYLNKKGVHPGVAASKSQKEPSKDYPWPVIRLAELYLSYAEACIAYNKDGYLEKGMVKLDRIRERAGLLSVKDSWKNAKNPIVSYEGNGGLNGKLTEIVRQERMIELYLEQQNFWDIRRWKLGDKYFNVPVKGMNIDATDINGFATVKTLPDVRNFDTPRQYLLPIPAAEVSKNPNMVQNPNY, from the coding sequence ATGAAAAAAATAATAAAATATCTGTTTTTAGCATTGTTTGCAGGATTTACAATGGTTTCCTGTGATTTCTTGGATGTGGTACCGGCGGAGAAAGCAAGCGATAAGGATGCCTTCTCCAGTCCTAAAGCAGCAGAAAGATTCCTGTATTCATGTTATGGATATATACCGCAGATTAATATGGTACAGACCTGTCTGGACTTCAGTGGAGATGAAATAATAAGCCCTTTTACTCAAGAGTCTTACGTAAAGTTTGCTGAAGGTGTGTATACCTCAGGAAACTTAATCATCAGTTACTGGAACGATTTGTTCCTGGGTATTCGCCAGTGTTATCTGTTAAAGAAGAATATTACGTCTGTCCCCCGCATCGACCAGGCAACCATAGACAGCTATGTGGCTCAGGCTGATTTCCTGATTGCTTATTTTCACATGTTGTTGATTAAATGCTATGGTCCTGTCGTTTTGGTGAAAGAATTGCCGGTTTTGGATACTCCCAAAGATAATTTATTGGGACGTACCTCTTATGATGAGTGTGTACAGTGGACTTGTGATATGTTTGATGATGCTGCCGGAAGATTGCCTGCAACTCGGACCGGTTCGGAATATGGACTTGCAACTAGTGTGGCTGCAAAAGCTCTTAAAGCCAGATTATTGCTTTATGCAGCTTCTCCTTTGTTTAATGGTAATACAGAATACTATAGTGACTTCGTTAATACGGATGGTAGTTCGTTGATGCCTCTTTCTTATGATGAAAATAAGTGGAAAAAGGCTGCTGATGCCGCACTTGAGGCTATTAATCTGGCTGAGTCCAACGGATATAGTTTATATGAGATGAGAGAAGGGGACTTGAGCGGTTATCCCGAACCTCAAGATTTAACACAGCGTACGTTGCGTTTTACATTTATGGATAAAGACAATTCCAAAGAAGTATTGTTTGCAGAGACCCGTAAAGCAGGTGCGTATGGTTTGCAGCCTAAATCCTTGCCTTATTTAAGTGACGGTTCGTGGAATGGAGTTGCACCGACTTTGACTATGGTGGAACGTTTTTATACGAAAAACGGACTCCCGATTGACGAAGATCCTGAGTTTGATTATCAAAATCGGTTCTCGGTAGTTCCGTTCCCCGATGGTGCTACTTATGGGGAAGGACAAACTATAAAACTGAATGTTGACCGTGAACCTCGTTTTTATGCATGGATTGCATTTCAGAATGGCTATTATGAATGCCAGACAGAATCTAAAGAGAACGCTTATGTAGCGAAAGCCGAGCGGGCAGAAGGTAAGAAATGGCTGACAGATTTTACAGAACAAGGTAATTGTGGTAAGCAAGGTAGAAACAATAACTACTCAAAAACCGGATACCTGAATAAAAAAGGTGTTCATCCGGGAGTGGCTGCTTCCAAGTCGCAAAAAGAACCTTCTAAAGATTACCCATGGCCGGTTATTCGTCTGGCGGAATTGTATTTGAGTTATGCGGAGGCATGTATCGCTTATAATAAAGATGGGTATCTTGAAAAAGGTATGGTAAAACTGGATAGAATACGTGAACGTGCCGGACTTCTTTCTGTCAAGGATTCTTGGAAGAATGCAAAAAATCCGATTGTCAGTTATGAGGGAAATGGTGGCCTGAACGGTAAACTGACAGAGATTGTGAGACAGGAAAGAATGATCGAACTTTATCTGGAACAGCAGAACTTCTGGGACATTCGTCGTTGGAAACTGGGAGATAAATACTTTAATGTACCGGTGAAGGGTATGAATATTGATGCTACTGATATTAATGGGTTTGCCACTGTGAAAACTCTTCCTGATGTGCGCAATTTTGATACTCCGCGGCAGTATTTGTTACCTATTCCGGCAGCAGAAGTGAGCAAGAATCCTAATATGGTACAGAATCCTAATTATTAA
- a CDS encoding discoidin domain-containing protein produces MKKNIFLLAVTLLLIGFASCSDEDTKPIIPSDVIDLSADTQDKPGYIVLRWATPDDNTIRYIKVSYYDYLLEQDVVRLASVYADSVLIPDTRKKFGEYEFKVQSYSETGDAGNVQTIKAVSEPAPVQVVFGESKQIALTVDQLSTNAQEKSEGPIANLIDGNTASYFHTSWSGTVPPAPHWFQIDTKKEITYFKYESVARNGNNIPDDVDIMGSNDGVNFELIENLTKAKNGMLMSTSPYTSPVMGNNSKPYRYIRYSVNHTNTGSVFFSMSEFKLFEVDASVVDPEAD; encoded by the coding sequence ATGAAGAAAAACATATTTCTATTGGCTGTCACTCTACTTTTGATAGGATTCGCTAGTTGTAGTGACGAAGATACAAAGCCTATTATCCCTTCTGATGTGATCGACTTGAGCGCTGACACTCAAGACAAGCCCGGTTACATTGTGCTTCGTTGGGCAACACCTGATGATAATACAATCAGATATATAAAAGTATCTTATTATGATTATTTGCTGGAACAGGATGTGGTAAGATTGGCCAGTGTTTATGCGGATAGTGTGTTGATTCCGGATACACGTAAAAAGTTTGGAGAATATGAATTTAAAGTCCAGTCTTATAGCGAAACCGGTGATGCGGGAAATGTTCAGACAATCAAGGCTGTTTCGGAACCGGCTCCGGTACAAGTGGTCTTTGGTGAGTCCAAACAAATAGCGTTGACGGTGGACCAGTTGTCGACGAATGCTCAGGAAAAATCGGAAGGTCCTATCGCAAACCTTATTGACGGAAATACCGCTTCTTACTTCCATACGAGCTGGAGTGGGACTGTTCCTCCGGCTCCCCACTGGTTCCAGATAGATACGAAGAAAGAGATTACTTATTTCAAGTATGAGTCGGTAGCGCGTAACGGCAATAATATTCCTGATGATGTGGATATTATGGGTAGTAATGACGGAGTCAACTTCGAACTAATTGAGAATCTTACAAAGGCTAAGAATGGCATGTTGATGAGTACATCGCCCTACACATCGCCTGTCATGGGAAATAATTCAAAACCTTATCGTTATATACGTTATTCGGTGAATCATACGAATACAGGTTCTGTCTTTTTCAGTATGTCAGAATTTAAACTGTTTGAGGTTGATGCAAGCGTTGTCGATCCTGAAGCTGATTAG
- a CDS encoding M60 family metallopeptidase produces the protein MVNCHIKKYLIIFFVLVQGAVAFSCASDDEVLEVVDLSVNKEVVDFKSEAGTQNITVSTNAPTWEAKADKNWCTLSVAGKILKVSVDESEERLVREATITITAEGQKKMVKVRQLGYEAAILIDTNVFEVEVIGKEITFNVTTNVEVSAGFPDWITEKAKSRAPEMVTSTHTYIVKSSTLDEKREGAIVFTEVLPEGASEENSPVSASVLVSQHGLNEYNGGAGEDIEGDIKVKVVSGHDTSHQGEDAIEKSFDGDYTTLYHSNWSNGGANYFPITLTYNFAEASDVDYLIYYPRSTGYNGHFKEVEIQYSEDGSVFTKLLDKDFEGSATATRVTFDNTVRAKSFRFVVKSGAGDGQGFASCAEMEFYAKNLNAFDYSTLFEDETCSNLKAGITEADIENCKYPFFKNLAYYMFKDKYDRNFRVEDYKAFPNPDIQSETHKTNPYSLLDNPTGISVKEGETLVVMVGDTHGQNIGMKVQNLDVPGGDGFGGVTYPLYRGINKLTMTGKGLVYVMYHTKTLEDAETAQPVKIHFASGTVNGYFDSQKEEHQGRWSELLGKATDKYFDVVGKYAHLTFETNDFRKYVSTNGNELIDLYDKIAHSEMQLLGLEKYDKMFKNRIYLNVMYHSFMYATAYHTAYNQSTMGDVCDPNVLKTTGCWGPAHEIGHCNQTRPGVKWIGLTEVTNNIMSEYVQTTIFGQPSRIQTEDMGAVYRNRYSKAWNGIIVPKASHADFKNLDDSDDVFCKLVPFWQLELYFGKVLGRTPLQQSDRGGFYPDVFEYARTKDYGGMSEGQIQMDFVYNCCVAAQVNLLDFFEKWGFLTPVDRSIEDYDTKTLKVTEEMVDELKKKVENLGYDKLQNIALEYISDNTWELYKNKPEVISGTNATRSGNTITIKNWQNVVAYEVKDQTGKLVFVSSGETTSSTTDMFTLSGNWDSSYKLYAVSAAGKRTEIPVGN, from the coding sequence ATGGTAAATTGTCATATAAAAAAATACTTGATTATCTTCTTCGTACTTGTACAGGGGGCTGTCGCTTTTTCTTGTGCCAGTGATGATGAAGTACTGGAAGTGGTCGATTTGTCCGTTAATAAGGAAGTGGTGGATTTCAAAAGTGAAGCCGGAACGCAAAATATAACGGTTTCAACGAATGCTCCGACTTGGGAGGCTAAAGCGGATAAAAACTGGTGTACGCTTTCTGTGGCAGGAAAGATCTTGAAAGTTTCCGTAGACGAAAGTGAAGAAAGATTGGTACGTGAAGCTACCATTACGATAACGGCGGAAGGGCAGAAGAAGATGGTTAAAGTTCGGCAACTGGGCTATGAAGCTGCTATCCTGATTGATACGAACGTATTTGAAGTGGAAGTCATTGGTAAAGAGATTACTTTTAATGTCACGACCAATGTGGAAGTGAGTGCCGGGTTTCCTGATTGGATTACTGAAAAGGCAAAATCCCGCGCACCGGAAATGGTGACGTCTACCCACACTTATATAGTGAAAAGTAGTACGTTGGATGAAAAGAGAGAGGGAGCCATAGTCTTTACTGAGGTTTTACCGGAAGGTGCTTCGGAAGAAAACTCCCCGGTTTCTGCTTCGGTCTTGGTTTCACAACATGGCCTGAATGAATATAATGGAGGTGCGGGAGAAGACATCGAAGGTGACATCAAAGTGAAAGTGGTGAGTGGGCACGATACTTCTCATCAGGGAGAAGATGCTATTGAAAAGTCTTTTGACGGTGACTATACAACGTTGTATCATTCGAACTGGTCGAATGGCGGAGCGAATTATTTCCCTATTACGCTGACCTATAATTTTGCGGAAGCGTCTGATGTGGATTATCTGATTTATTATCCCCGTTCCACAGGATATAACGGTCATTTTAAAGAAGTGGAAATACAGTATTCGGAAGACGGGAGTGTATTTACGAAGTTGCTGGATAAGGATTTTGAGGGTTCGGCAACAGCTACCAGAGTAACCTTTGATAATACGGTCCGGGCTAAGTCTTTCCGTTTTGTCGTGAAAAGCGGAGCAGGAGACGGGCAAGGATTTGCTTCTTGTGCCGAAATGGAGTTCTATGCCAAGAATCTGAATGCATTTGATTATTCTACTCTTTTTGAAGATGAAACGTGTAGTAACTTGAAAGCGGGAATCACGGAAGCGGATATTGAGAACTGCAAGTATCCTTTCTTTAAGAATCTGGCTTATTATATGTTCAAGGATAAGTATGACAGAAACTTCCGTGTGGAGGACTATAAGGCGTTCCCGAATCCGGATATTCAGTCGGAAACCCACAAAACAAACCCGTACAGCCTTCTTGACAATCCGACAGGTATCTCGGTGAAAGAAGGGGAGACGCTGGTTGTAATGGTGGGCGACACACATGGACAGAACATCGGAATGAAAGTACAAAACCTGGACGTACCGGGAGGTGACGGTTTCGGAGGAGTTACGTATCCGTTATATCGCGGTATTAATAAACTGACGATGACAGGGAAAGGACTCGTATATGTGATGTATCATACCAAAACATTGGAGGATGCGGAAACAGCGCAGCCTGTTAAGATTCATTTTGCTTCGGGTACAGTGAATGGCTATTTTGATTCGCAGAAAGAAGAACATCAGGGACGTTGGAGCGAATTGTTGGGGAAAGCTACGGACAAATATTTTGATGTGGTAGGCAAGTATGCACACTTGACATTTGAAACTAACGATTTTAGGAAATATGTTTCCACAAACGGTAATGAATTGATTGATCTTTATGATAAGATTGCTCACAGTGAAATGCAACTTCTCGGATTGGAGAAATATGACAAGATGTTCAAGAACAGGATATATCTGAATGTCATGTATCACTCTTTTATGTACGCTACTGCATATCATACGGCTTACAATCAGTCAACCATGGGGGATGTGTGTGATCCTAATGTCTTGAAAACCACCGGTTGCTGGGGACCTGCTCACGAAATCGGGCATTGCAACCAGACCCGCCCGGGCGTTAAGTGGATAGGACTGACGGAGGTGACCAATAATATCATGTCCGAGTATGTGCAGACTACAATTTTCGGGCAACCCTCCCGGATACAAACCGAGGATATGGGAGCGGTTTACCGTAACAGATATTCAAAGGCATGGAATGGTATTATTGTTCCGAAAGCTTCTCATGCTGATTTTAAAAATCTCGATGATTCGGATGATGTGTTTTGCAAGTTGGTTCCTTTCTGGCAACTGGAGCTTTACTTCGGTAAAGTGCTTGGGCGGACTCCTCTTCAGCAGTCGGACCGTGGCGGTTTCTATCCGGATGTTTTCGAGTATGCTCGTACAAAAGATTATGGTGGCATGAGTGAGGGACAGATTCAAATGGATTTCGTTTATAATTGTTGTGTGGCGGCGCAGGTGAATTTACTTGATTTCTTCGAGAAATGGGGATTCCTGACACCTGTGGACAGGTCGATTGAAGATTATGATACGAAAACTTTGAAAGTTACCGAAGAAATGGTTGATGAACTGAAAAAGAAAGTAGAGAATCTGGGATATGACAAATTGCAGAATATTGCTTTGGAATATATTTCGGACAATACATGGGAATTGTATAAGAACAAGCCTGAAGTAATATCCGGAACAAATGCAACACGAAGCGGTAATACCATTACAATCAAGAATTGGCAGAATGTAGTGGCTTATGAGGTGAAGGATCAGACTGGTAAACTTGTCTTTGTTTCTAGTGGTGAAACAACCTCTTCTACTACCGATATGTTCACTCTTTCCGGCAACTGGGATAGTAGCTATAAACTTTATGCTGTATCGGCAGCAGGGAAACGCACGGAGATTCCGGTAGGAAATTAA
- a CDS encoding RNA polymerase sigma factor, which yields MKEEELIEQMKNGNNIAFAALYDYYCQKVYNFTKLYVTSSDTVAEIVQDVFVKFWEARHLLDNNKKVEGFLFVITRNIIFNKARSRMREDMFKMTILRSIENEEPYNQEDQMVAEDLKEYIDRLIAVLPKRQREIFLMSREENMTYREIAARCGIGEKAVERHIHLTLKFLKKNLLLFILFSMLPE from the coding sequence ATGAAGGAAGAAGAGTTGATAGAACAAATGAAAAATGGCAATAATATAGCCTTTGCTGCATTGTATGATTATTATTGTCAGAAGGTCTACAATTTTACCAAACTTTATGTAACTTCTTCTGATACTGTTGCTGAAATCGTGCAGGATGTTTTTGTGAAATTCTGGGAAGCACGCCACTTATTGGATAACAACAAGAAGGTGGAGGGCTTTTTGTTTGTTATTACCCGGAATATCATTTTTAATAAAGCCCGCAGCAGGATGCGCGAAGATATGTTCAAAATGACGATACTACGTTCCATAGAGAACGAAGAACCGTATAATCAGGAAGACCAAATGGTGGCTGAGGATTTAAAAGAATATATCGACCGGTTAATTGCCGTGTTACCTAAAAGGCAACGTGAGATATTCTTGATGAGCAGGGAGGAGAACATGACTTATCGGGAGATTGCCGCTCGATGCGGTATCGGTGAAAAAGCCGTAGAACGGCATATTCACCTTACCTTGAAATTCTTGAAAAAGAATCTTCTTTTATTCATCTTGTTTTCCATGCTCCCCGAGTGA
- a CDS encoding Gfo/Idh/MocA family protein, with amino-acid sequence MKDSPTQSHVLQLSHPPIPVVRIGIIGLGNRGLLTLQRYLQIEGIEINALCEIREGNLAKAQQLLKENNRPGATGYTGPEGWKKMCEHDELDIVFICTDWLMHTAMAIFAMECNKHVAIEVPAAMSVEECWQLVDTAEKTRRHCIMLENCCYDPFALTTLNMARQGILGTIMHVEGAYIHDLRSMYFAEESEGGYHNHWGKRYSIEHTGNPYPTHGLGPACQILDIHRGDKMEYLVSMSTHQAGMSEYARKKFGKDSPEARQEYKLGDVNTTLIHTAKGKTIMLQYDVCTPRPYSRLQTVCGTLGFAQKYPVPCIALEPNGDTPLEGKALEEVLSRYKHPFSATIGEEAHRRGLPNEMNYVMDYRLIYCLRNGLPLDMDVYDAAEWSCITELSEKSVLNGSIPVEIPDFTRGAWKTR; translated from the coding sequence ATGAAAGATTCTCCGACACAATCACACGTGCTTCAACTATCGCACCCTCCTATTCCTGTTGTCCGTATCGGAATCATAGGATTGGGCAATCGCGGATTGCTCACCCTGCAACGTTATCTGCAAATTGAAGGAATAGAAATCAACGCTCTTTGTGAAATCAGAGAAGGAAACCTGGCCAAAGCCCAACAACTACTAAAGGAAAACAATCGTCCCGGAGCCACCGGATACACCGGACCGGAAGGCTGGAAAAAGATGTGCGAGCATGATGAACTGGATATTGTTTTTATCTGCACCGACTGGCTAATGCATACAGCTATGGCAATCTTTGCCATGGAATGCAACAAACACGTAGCCATTGAGGTCCCGGCAGCCATGAGTGTGGAAGAATGCTGGCAACTGGTTGATACCGCCGAAAAGACAAGACGACACTGTATCATGCTGGAAAACTGTTGCTACGATCCATTTGCACTAACAACTCTCAATATGGCCCGCCAAGGAATACTCGGAACTATCATGCACGTGGAGGGAGCTTATATACACGACCTGCGTTCCATGTATTTTGCCGAAGAAAGCGAAGGAGGTTACCACAACCACTGGGGGAAAAGATATAGCATCGAACATACGGGTAATCCCTATCCCACTCATGGTCTGGGACCTGCCTGCCAGATACTTGACATTCACCGGGGCGATAAAATGGAATACCTCGTTTCAATGTCCACCCACCAAGCAGGCATGAGCGAATACGCCCGGAAAAAGTTCGGCAAAGACTCACCGGAAGCCAGACAGGAATATAAATTGGGAGATGTCAACACGACCCTGATCCATACCGCGAAGGGAAAAACAATCATGCTGCAATATGATGTATGCACGCCCCGGCCTTACAGCCGCCTGCAAACCGTATGCGGTACTCTTGGTTTTGCACAAAAATACCCCGTGCCTTGCATCGCACTGGAGCCCAACGGAGACACTCCTCTTGAAGGAAAAGCACTGGAAGAAGTATTATCCCGCTATAAACATCCTTTTAGCGCCACTATCGGCGAAGAAGCACATCGTAGAGGTTTGCCAAACGAAATGAACTACGTGATGGATTACCGACTGATATACTGTCTACGCAACGGTCTTCCTCTTGACATGGATGTATACGATGCCGCCGAATGGTCCTGCATCACAGAATTAAGCGAGAAGTCGGTATTGAATGGAAGCATACCGGTAGAGATACCGGATTTCACTCGGGGAGCATGGAAAACAAGATGA
- the ribH gene encoding 6,7-dimethyl-8-ribityllumazine synthase — protein MATAYHNLSEYDFNSVPNAEGMKFGIVVSEWNFNITGALLKGAVDTLKKHGAKDENILVKTVPGSFELTFGANQMMENCDVDAIIAIGCVIKGDTPHFDYVCMGATQGITELNATGDIPVIYGLITTNTMEQAEDRAGGKLGNKGDECAITAIKMIDFVWSLNK, from the coding sequence ATGGCAACAGCTTACCATAATCTATCCGAATACGATTTCAATTCAGTTCCAAACGCCGAAGGCATGAAATTCGGAATCGTTGTATCCGAATGGAACTTCAACATTACGGGTGCTTTACTGAAAGGCGCAGTTGATACATTAAAAAAACATGGAGCAAAAGATGAAAATATTCTGGTAAAAACCGTACCGGGAAGCTTCGAACTAACTTTCGGCGCCAACCAAATGATGGAAAATTGCGATGTTGATGCAATTATTGCAATTGGTTGCGTAATTAAAGGAGATACTCCACATTTTGATTATGTTTGCATGGGAGCCACTCAAGGAATTACCGAATTAAACGCAACTGGCGATATACCAGTTATTTACGGATTAATTACTACAAATACAATGGAGCAAGCAGAGGATCGCGCCGGTGGCAAACTAGGTAACAAAGGAGACGAATGTGCAATTACTGCAATAAAAATGATTGATTTTGTTTGGAGTTTAAATAAATAG
- a CDS encoding tetratricopeptide repeat protein encodes MAEQKNQNEHLNVEDALTQSEAFLIKYKNAIIGGVVAVIIIVAGFIMYKNLYAEPREEKAQAALFKGQEYFEQDAYEQALNGDSIGFVGFLKVADDFSGTKAANLAKAYAGICYAQLGKYEEAVKMLDSFNGKDQMVAPAILGAAGNCYAQLGQLDKAASTLMSAADKADNNTLSPIFLMQAGEILVKQGKYDDAVDAYTKIKDKYFQSYQAMDIDKYIEQAKLMKK; translated from the coding sequence ATGGCAGAACAAAAGAATCAGAACGAACATCTGAACGTAGAAGATGCACTGACACAATCGGAAGCATTTCTTATCAAGTACAAAAACGCAATCATCGGCGGTGTTGTTGCTGTGATTATCATTGTAGCAGGTTTTATCATGTACAAGAACCTCTATGCTGAACCTCGTGAAGAAAAAGCGCAGGCGGCTCTTTTCAAAGGACAGGAATACTTTGAACAGGATGCTTACGAACAAGCACTGAACGGTGACAGCATCGGTTTTGTCGGTTTCCTGAAAGTAGCAGACGATTTCAGCGGAACTAAAGCCGCTAACTTGGCCAAAGCTTATGCAGGTATTTGCTACGCACAACTTGGCAAATATGAAGAAGCTGTTAAAATGCTGGATAGCTTTAACGGAAAAGATCAAATGGTTGCTCCGGCAATTTTGGGTGCTGCAGGAAACTGCTACGCACAACTCGGTCAATTGGACAAAGCAGCCTCTACATTGATGTCTGCTGCTGACAAAGCCGACAACAATACACTGAGTCCGATCTTTCTGATGCAAGCCGGAGAGATTCTGGTGAAACAAGGCAAGTATGATGACGCTGTTGACGCTTACACTAAGATTAAGGATAAATACTTCCAATCTTACCAAGCCATGGACATCGACAAATACATCGAACAGGCTAAGTTGATGAAGAAATAA
- the recF gene encoding DNA replication/repair protein RecF (All proteins in this family for which functions are known are DNA-binding proteins that assist the filamentation of RecA onto DNA for the initiation of recombination or recombinational repair.): protein MILKRISILNYKNLEEVEIDFSAKLNCFFGQNGMGKTNLLDAVYFLSFCKSSGNPIDSQNIRHEQDFFVIQGFYEAEDGTPEEIYCGMKRRSKKQFKRNKKEYGRFSDHIGFLPLVMVSPADSELIAGGSEERRRFMDVVISQYDKEYLDALIRYNKALAQRNTLLKSEFPVEEELFLVWEEMMAQAGEVVFRKREAFIKEFIPIFQSFYSFISQDKESVGLSYESHARDTSLLDVLKQSRERDKIMGFSLRGIHKDELNMLLGEFPIKKEGSQGQNKTYLVALKLAQFDFLKRTGRTVPLLLLDDIFDKLDASRVEQIVKLVAGDSFGQIFITDTNREHLDRILHKVGSDYKIFRVEQGVVREMEAEQ from the coding sequence ATGATACTGAAACGGATATCCATATTAAATTATAAGAATCTGGAAGAGGTGGAGATTGATTTTTCCGCCAAACTGAATTGTTTTTTCGGCCAGAACGGCATGGGGAAAACGAACCTGTTGGATGCGGTGTATTTCTTGTCTTTCTGCAAAAGTTCCGGCAATCCGATTGATTCTCAGAATATTCGTCACGAACAGGACTTCTTTGTCATTCAGGGCTTTTATGAAGCAGAGGACGGAACTCCCGAGGAGATTTATTGCGGGATGAAGCGCCGTTCGAAAAAGCAGTTCAAGCGAAATAAGAAAGAGTACGGTCGTTTTTCGGACCATATCGGTTTCTTGCCTTTGGTCATGGTTTCGCCCGCCGATTCCGAACTGATTGCAGGGGGGAGTGAGGAACGCCGCCGTTTTATGGATGTGGTGATTTCTCAGTATGATAAAGAATATCTGGATGCGCTGATACGATATAATAAAGCGTTGGCACAACGTAATACGTTGTTGAAAAGTGAGTTTCCGGTCGAGGAGGAGTTGTTTTTGGTTTGGGAGGAGATGATGGCGCAGGCTGGGGAAGTGGTGTTCCGGAAGCGGGAAGCGTTTATCAAAGAGTTCATTCCTATTTTCCAGTCGTTCTATTCCTTTATTTCTCAGGATAAGGAGTCGGTGGGATTGTCTTATGAATCTCATGCGAGGGATACTTCTTTGCTGGATGTGCTGAAGCAGAGCCGGGAGCGGGATAAGATTATGGGATTTTCTTTGCGCGGTATTCATAAGGATGAACTGAATATGCTGCTGGGTGAGTTTCCTATTAAAAAGGAGGGGTCGCAGGGGCAGAATAAAACATATCTGGTTGCGTTAAAGTTGGCACAGTTCGATTTTCTGAAACGTACGGGTAGAACGGTTCCTTTATTGTTGTTAGACGATATTTTTGATAAACTGGATGCCTCGCGCGTGGAACAGATTGTCAAACTGGTGGCGGGAGACAGTTTCGGACAAATATTTATTACGGATACGAACCGGGAGCATCTGGACCGCATCTTGCATAAGGTGGGCAGTGATTACAAGATTTTCCGTGTGGAACAGGGAGTTGTCCGTGAAATGGAGGCAGAACAATGA
- a CDS encoding DUF721 domain-containing protein: MKRNDAEPIGKLIQQFLRQESLESPLNEQRLLDAWPQILGPAANYTSNLYIRNQTLYVHLTSAALRQELMMGREKLVCALNQKVGATVITNIIFR; this comes from the coding sequence ATGAAACGTAATGATGCGGAACCAATAGGTAAATTAATACAGCAGTTTCTTCGACAGGAGAGTCTGGAATCTCCATTGAACGAACAAAGATTACTGGATGCATGGCCGCAGATATTGGGGCCGGCTGCCAATTATACCAGCAATCTTTATATTCGTAACCAGACCTTATATGTGCATCTTACTTCTGCCGCTCTTCGTCAGGAGTTGATGATGGGGCGTGAGAAGTTGGTGTGTGCCTTGAACCAGAAAGTCGGTGCTACTGTAATAACTAATATCATTTTTCGCTGA